From Triticum aestivum cultivar Chinese Spring chromosome 4A, IWGSC CS RefSeq v2.1, whole genome shotgun sequence, a single genomic window includes:
- the LOC123087392 gene encoding GDSL esterase/lipase At5g03610 has protein sequence MERRRSRSPSVAAAGALLLCLGMLLVLVTLLPAVEASTADGCPAGGEWASKQQGRSRDRHHRKHEVAEQLWVFGDSYADTGNLGNLGRELTHAWYDPYGKTFPRRPAGRFSDGRVLTDFVASALGMRTPVAYKARRHASPETLARGMNFAVGGAGVLDTGNFQRNISAQIDLFQAMHNCQQRGCSKRTALVVVSGNDYAYAADKDNGTSAAIAYIPTVVRELREQLRRLRDETGMRRVVVTNLHPMGCTPTFTRLLNYTGCDPLANAGAAQHNAALRSVLSALDPNNRTFLLLDVHTPFAAFLLDDSNGDSDKKRFKSTLRPCCESFRPDGYCGEEDENGTRQYTLCDDAGRYFYWDDVHPTQAAWAAVARTFRAAVKSFLSV, from the exons ATGGAGCGTCGCCGGAGCCGCTCGCCGTCGGTGGCCGCCGCGGGAGCCCTTCTTCTCT GCCTTGGGATGCTGCTGGTGCTCGTGACGCTGTTGCCGGCGGTGGAGGCGTCCACGGCGGACGGCTGCCCTGCCGGCGGCGAGTGGGCGAGCAAGCAGCAGGGGAGGAGTCGTGATCGTCATCATCGGAAGCATGAGGTGGCGGAGCAGCTGTGGGTGTTCGGCGACTCGTACGCGGACACGGGCAACCTGGGGAACCTGGGGCGGGAGCTCACCCACGCCTGGTACGACCCCTACGGCAAGACcttcccgcgccgccccgccggccgCTTCTCCGACGGCCGCGTCCTCACAGACTTCGTCG CTTCGGCGCTGGGGATGCGGACGCCGGTGGCCTACAAGGCACGGCGGCACGCGTCGCCGGAGACCCTGGCGCGCGGCATGAACTTCGCCGTCGGCGGCGCCGGCGTGCTCGACACCGGCAACTTCCAGCGCAACATCAGCGCCCAGATCGACCTCTTCCAGGCCATGCACAACTGCCAGCAGCGGGGCTGCAGCAAGCGGACGGCGCTCGTCGTCGTCTCCGGCAACGACTACGCCTACGCCGCCGACAAGGACAACGGCACCAGC GCGGCGATCGCGTACATCCCGACGGTGGTGCGGGAGCTCCGGGAGCAGCTCCGGCGGCTGCGCGACGAGACGGGGATGCGCAGGGTGGTGGTGACCAACCTGCACCCCATGGGCTGCACGCCGACATTCACCCGCCTGCTCAACTACACCGGCTGCGACCCGCTGGCCAACGCCGGCGCCGCCCAGCACAACGCCGCACTCCGGTCGGTCCTCAGCGCCCTCGACCCCAACAACcgcaccttcctcctcctcgacgtcCACACCCCCTTCGCCGCATTCCTCCTCGACGACAGCAATGGTGACAGTGACAAGAAGAGGTTCAAGAGCACGCTGCGGCCGTGCTGCGAGAGCTTCCGCCCCGACGGCTACTGCGGCGAGGAGGACGAGAACGGCACGCGGCAGTACACCCTATGCGACGACGCCGGCCGCTATTTCTACTGGGACGACGTGCACCCGACGCAGGCCGCCTGGGCCGCCGTGGCGCGCACCTTCAGGGCCGCCGTCAAGAGCTTCCTCTCCGTCTGA